A stretch of DNA from Deltaproteobacteria bacterium:
CCGACCGCGCGTCGTCGGCGTAGCGGAGGATCGTGTTCTCGATCGCCTTGTCGATCTCGACCGCGAGGCGGAGGAACACGCCCCCCTGGAGGTCGAGCCCCAGGTTGATCCGGGGCATCTTCTCCTTCCAGGTCCCGGGAAGCGAATCGGTCAGCGACGGGGCCAGGACGACGATCGATACCGCCGTCAGCACGGCGATCAGGGTGACTCTCCAGGTGATGCTCTTCCACATGGTGCGGGGACGCTCCTTTCGGTTCCTGCGGCGGCCGATCTACGTCAGGCGGGTTTCTGCGCCTCGGGGGTCGCGGCTTCCTGGCTGGAGCCCGACACCGCGCTGCGGGTCACTTTCACGCGGACCTTCTCCGCGATCTCCAGGGTGATCGTCGTCTCGGTCAATCCCTTGACCTCGCCGTGGAGCCCGCCGGTGGTCGTCACCCGGTCCCCCACCTTCAGTCCCTTGATGAAGTCCTGGTGCTTTCGCGCCTGCTTCTGCTGGGGCCGGATGAGCAGGAAGTAGAAGATCACGAACATGAGGAGGATGGGGAGCAGCCCCATGAGGCCTCCGGCTCCGCCGGACCCGCCGCCCGGACTCCCTCCCATCGCGTACGCAATCCCTGTGAGCATCATCGGTCCAATGCCTCCTTCACTCTTTCGGCTCTTTGCCTGAACCGGTGAATTCTTTCACAAGATCGGTGAAATTTCCACGGAAAATCGCCTCCCGGGCGCGTTCCAGGAGGCGCGCGTAATAGTGCAGGTTGTGCACGGAGAGCGCCATCGACGAGAGCATCTCCCCCTGCAGGTAGAGGTGGCGCAGGTAGGCCCGGGAGAACGCGCCGCAGGTCGGGCAGC
This window harbors:
- the yajC gene encoding preprotein translocase subunit YajC; protein product: MLTGIAYAMGGSPGGGSGGAGGLMGLLPILLMFVIFYFLLIRPQQKQARKHQDFIKGLKVGDRVTTTGGLHGEVKGLTETTITLEIAEKVRVKVTRSAVSGSSQEAATPEAQKPA